One window of Triticum dicoccoides isolate Atlit2015 ecotype Zavitan chromosome 5A, WEW_v2.0, whole genome shotgun sequence genomic DNA carries:
- the LOC119302304 gene encoding NADH-ubiquinone oxidoreductase chain 2 isoform X2, whose translation MWAPDIYEGSPTPVTAFLSIAPKISISANMSRVSIVASYGGTLQQIFFFCSIASMILGALAAMAQTKVKRPLAHSSIGHVGYIRTGFSCGTIEGIQSLLIGIFIYASMTIDAFAIVPALRQTRVKYIVDLGALAKTNPISAMTFSITMFSYAGIPPLAGFCSKFYLFFAALGCGAYFLAPVGVVTSVIGRFYYIRLAKRMFFDRPRTWILYEPMDRDKSLLLAMTSSFITSSFPYPSPLFDLTHQMALSSYL comes from the exons ATGTGGGCACCTGATATCTATGAGGGTTCACCCACCCCGGTGACAGCATTCCTTTCTATTGCGCCTAAAATCTCTATTTCTGCAAATATGTcacgtgtttctattgttgcttccTATGGGGGTACATTACAACAAATCTTCTTTTTCTGCAGCATTGCTTCTATGATCTTAGGAGCACTGGCTGCCATGGCCCAAACGAAAGTCAAAAGACCTCTAGCTCATAGTTCGATTGGACATGTAGGTTATATTCGTACTGGTTTCTCATGTGGAACCATAGAAGGAATTCAATCACTACTAATTGGTATATTTATTTATGCATCAATGACGATAGATGCATTCGCCATAGTTCCAGCATTACGGCAAACCCGTGTCAAATATATAGTGGATTTGGGCGCTCTAGCCAAAACGAATCCTATTTCGGCTATGACCTTCTCCATTACAATGTTCTCATACGCAGGAATACCCCCGTTAGCCGGCTTTTGTAGCAAATTCTATTTGTTCTTCGCCGCTTTGGGTTGTGGGGCTTACTTCCTAGCCCCAGTGGGAGTAGTGACTAGCGTTATAGGTCGT TTTTATTATATACGCTTAGCGAAAAGAATGTTTTTTGATAGACCTAGGACATGGATTCTATATGAACCAATGGATCGTGACAAGTCGTTACTACTAGCAATGACTTCCTCTTTCATTACTTCATCCTTTCCATATCCCTCTCCCTTGTTCGATCTTACTCATCAAATGGCACTCAGTTCATATCTGTAA
- the LOC119302304 gene encoding NADH-ubiquinone oxidoreductase chain 2 isoform X4, with translation MWAPDIYEGSPTPVTAFLSIAPKISISANMSRVSIVASYGGTLQQIFFFCSIASMILGALAAMAQTKVKRPLAHSSIGHVGYIRTGFSCGTIEGIQSLLIGIFIYASMTIDAFAIVPALRQTRVKYIVDLGALAKTNPISAMTFSITMFSYAGIPPLAGFCSKFYLFFAALGCGAYFLAPVGVVTSVIGRWAAGRLP, from the coding sequence ATGTGGGCACCTGATATCTATGAGGGTTCACCCACCCCGGTGACAGCATTCCTTTCTATTGCGCCTAAAATCTCTATTTCTGCAAATATGTcacgtgtttctattgttgcttccTATGGGGGTACATTACAACAAATCTTCTTTTTCTGCAGCATTGCTTCTATGATCTTAGGAGCACTGGCTGCCATGGCCCAAACGAAAGTCAAAAGACCTCTAGCTCATAGTTCGATTGGACATGTAGGTTATATTCGTACTGGTTTCTCATGTGGAACCATAGAAGGAATTCAATCACTACTAATTGGTATATTTATTTATGCATCAATGACGATAGATGCATTCGCCATAGTTCCAGCATTACGGCAAACCCGTGTCAAATATATAGTGGATTTGGGCGCTCTAGCCAAAACGAATCCTATTTCGGCTATGACCTTCTCCATTACAATGTTCTCATACGCAGGAATACCCCCGTTAGCCGGCTTTTGTAGCAAATTCTATTTGTTCTTCGCCGCTTTGGGTTGTGGGGCTTACTTCCTAGCCCCAGTGGGAGTAGTGACTAGCGTTATAGGTCGTTGGGCGGCAGGAAGGTTGCCATGA